CACCGTAATCGAATCCATCGCGTTTCCATGACCGGCGCCCCAGCTCGAGAGCAGGCAGGTGAGGACGATACCGATTCGGGAGGATCGATTCATTACGAATTCCTATATTGACGATAAGGCTGCTCCATCCAATTCGCGAGCGTTCTGGCTTTAACCTTAAGTCTGTTGCAATAGTAATCCACGAATGCCTACTGTAACCGAACTGCTCCAGATCATTTCAAATACTGGATCGGATATTGCAAAATGGCCGGGCACAGAAGCCAGGTGCGATCAATCACATAGAACGGCTTAGATAGGTGCCTGGCAACGCCACCAAGATCGCATTACCGGCCTGTCGTTTCCAGGACCAGCGCCGCTTGGCATCATTGCGGAAATGCAAACGGCCTCCCTTTCATTTCTGCCACCTGATCACGCTGTTTTTCGGTCAAGATCTGGCTAAACGCCTCATTCGTGGCTTCCAGTAAGCGATCCGATTTTTTCCGGTTCGCCTCTCGAACGGCTTGGGGAGCCAGCCCCTTACGTCGTTGCTCGGCGCGTTGACGTAGCATGTCATTTATTTGTGCCTGCATTTTCATCTTCCAAGCATCGGAGACTTTTCCAATTTGTTGTTGCTGACCCTCCGTGAGCTTGAGTGCTTTCTGTACCTCCAAGTCTTGAAAGAACATGGGGCCGGCCCTTTGATAGAAAAGTTGGCTCAAACGCTGCTGTTGCTGACTGCTCAAATGGGTGAGCAGCACTTTTTCTTTTTCTTTGATCTTATCGACCATGACCTTCATCTTTTCCGGATGTTTGACGAGCTCCGGATTGAAGGCTAATGACAGGATTTCTCCGTTTATTTTTTTTGCAGGAACAACGGTCGCGGCAATCTGTGCATCGGTGAGGCTCAATTCTTCCTGCACCGCCGTGTTGCCCAACAAACCAACCGTTAGCTGGTTCTTCGGTTGAAGCCGACTGCCTGGCGACTGTGCGTCAGCTACGGTCACCCAGGTCGCAGACAATAGCATCAGCGCAAAACACGCCGCTAAACAACGCCCGTTATCCAATAGCGAATGTGTTTTCATCGTGCCCTCGCGAAAACAAAAATGCAGGTCAAATACAGCAACCAACTACCATGTACCTCAGCGAAGATGCCGTCAAGCTTCAAAGTCTGGCATTGATGTGAAAAGCTGGCTCGAGCATTCATCACGATCTACTGCACTTTCGTCGCCAAAGTTGTTGTAGTCATCAAATACTAACCGACTCGGCGGTGGTCATCTTCGACGCCACAAAGAGCAATCAGTGCGACTGGCCCAGGGCCCAGCCGACTAGCGTGTGAGGATCGACGGCCGGATTGGGCCGGGCATGCAGACGATTTAAGTAGCAAGAAGCTCACGGAAACGCCGCTGGGTTGGTCGATGCAACATTGGGATCCTGTCAAGGAGTTTCAGATAATGTAGATCACGTTCGAGCGTGCAAGGCTATCGGAATGGAAATGAATCGCTTCGATTTCCTGCCGTATCGCACAGCCCGCTTAATAATGCCACCCTGGACTTAGCTATTGAACGATTCACCGCCGACAGACAACAGCCTTGATCAACGCTGTCCCGCGAAAGCGGCTGTGAGCCTCCAAGTAAACCGTCTCAAAAGTGTACCTAGCATGGTATTTTGGCTGCATGTCCTGCGCTCTTTGGCTTGAGCCTTGTGTACAAGTTTTGGGGAACTCAAGTTGTATGCTTTCCAGCAATGCGAGCAACCATGATTAGTAATCATGCCAAACACCAAAACCAATCTGCTGCTCACTTAGATCGAGGTTTGCATAGTTATTTCCTCGCCCATTTAAGTAGAACACGCCGAGTCGCAAGAGACGAGCGTCATCGCTGCGCCAGGACCAACCAGCCTGTAGTGCAAGTGTTCCTCCAAAATTGTCGGTCTCAAGCAGATGCAGATTGGCCGCTGCGAAGGGCGCCCCCCAAATTCGCGTTGGCAGTTGTGGCGCAAACTCAGCCCCGAGCTGAAACTCCCATTTTCCGTTCATGCTCGAGGCAAGTGCATAGCCGACTTCACCGTACAAGCGAACTGTCTCAGTTGGATGAATCGCATGCCCCAACACAATCGCTCGACGCTGGAAAAACTTATCCTTCAATGACAGCTCATCACTAAAATAGCCAAGATTCGGATGGGTGTGAAGAAAATAGACAGCCAGCTTTGTTTCTTGATTACCCCAACCAATCGACAACGGCACCCCGAACCGGGCATCGGTCGAGAACAGATGAAAGAGATCGGAATTAGCTCCAGAGAATTGAGCCGCGCCTTCGATCCCAAGTTGCACCCCAGTCGGAAAATACGGATCCTTTGTTCCGCAACGCAGAATGCCTAGCTGGCCGCCCACCGTAGAAAACCACGACCAACCGTTGTCTTTTTCATAATAATATTGAATGCTGGAGCGAGGCTCTTTCTGGCCAGCGAGGTAGGGAGGATAAATAAGTCCATCTGGCAGAATTTGCAATGACCAGCCTTCCGATTTGGCCGTTGCCTCCGTGTAGGGATCGAATCCGGAATCAAAAGACAAATCCTGCCCGTCGGCTTGCGCGCAGCTGCAACCCAAAACGATAAACCCTACAATCGCTTGGCCGACAGTCGTACTTCTCATCAGCTTACACACACCCCGCTAGTTCACCAGCAGGTCGATTTTTTCCTGTCCAAATGGGTGAGAAATGTACCTAAGATAGCCCGCACAGAAAAGGGCAAACCGGCACGACGAGAACGACCGAACGGCGCAAAACGGGCGAAAACCGCCCAGCCAACTGCGTCGACCTTCTCCAGCACCCCCTCCGGAAACAATTCAATGCGTCTTCAACAGACGAACTAAACCTTGAATTTTTCCGGCATCTGCCAACAACCTGGGATGAAATTCGCGTATTAGACGGAAAGTCGGCCCGCATGCGGTCATTGCACGCCGCAAAGGTATCGACTGGTTTGTTGCTTGCCTCAACGCGGGTCAAGCGAGAACCTTGAACATTCTGGTTAGCTTTCTTTCGGCCGGCAGTGAATACGAGGCAGATATTTATCGAGACGCCCCAAGTGTCACC
This genomic window from Pirellulaceae bacterium contains:
- a CDS encoding DUF1207 domain-containing protein, which codes for MRSTTVGQAIVGFIVLGCSCAQADGQDLSFDSGFDPYTEATAKSEGWSLQILPDGLIYPPYLAGQKEPRSSIQYYYEKDNGWSWFSTVGGQLGILRCGTKDPYFPTGVQLGIEGAAQFSGANSDLFHLFSTDARFGVPLSIGWGNQETKLAVYFLHTHPNLGYFSDELSLKDKFFQRRAIVLGHAIHPTETVRLYGEVGYALASSMNGKWEFQLGAEFAPQLPTRIWGAPFAAANLHLLETDNFGGTLALQAGWSWRSDDARLLRLGVFYLNGRGNNYANLDLSEQQIGFGVWHDY